The Nitrospira sp. KM1 genome includes a window with the following:
- a CDS encoding S-adenosyl-l-methionine hydroxide adenosyltransferase family protein — protein sequence MTHPLGIITLLTDFGDHDWFVASMKGVILSINPQATIIDLAHRVTPHAVDEGAFLLKSCYRYFPPGTVHVAVIDPGVGGARLPLIVKTPRYFFLAPDNGVLTHVLAEEGEAEVREIRNKQYSLEPDGQTFDGRDVFAPAAAWLTKQQSVASYGPVLQDYVSFPVRVPQWQQQALVGEVVHVDRFGNLITNFTMAHVREVQELTKRPNPSIRIGGYVIDGLVRNYEAGDAASAHALMNSDGRLEVFLKQGSAASSLNVAVREPVRLS from the coding sequence GTGACGCATCCGCTCGGGATCATCACGCTGCTGACGGATTTCGGAGACCACGATTGGTTCGTGGCGAGCATGAAGGGTGTGATCCTTTCCATCAATCCGCAAGCCACGATCATCGATCTCGCCCATCGCGTCACTCCTCATGCCGTCGATGAAGGGGCCTTTCTCCTGAAGTCGTGCTATCGCTACTTCCCCCCCGGAACCGTGCATGTTGCAGTCATCGACCCTGGCGTCGGGGGCGCCCGGCTGCCGCTGATCGTCAAAACTCCACGCTATTTTTTCCTGGCTCCCGATAACGGCGTGCTCACGCATGTGCTCGCGGAAGAGGGTGAGGCGGAGGTGCGGGAAATCCGAAATAAGCAGTATAGTCTTGAGCCGGACGGACAGACGTTCGACGGGCGCGATGTGTTTGCTCCGGCGGCGGCGTGGTTGACGAAACAGCAGTCGGTGGCTTCCTACGGTCCGGTGCTGCAGGATTACGTCTCGTTCCCGGTTCGCGTGCCGCAATGGCAACAACAGGCATTGGTCGGTGAGGTCGTCCACGTCGATCGGTTTGGAAATCTCATCACGAATTTCACGATGGCCCACGTCCGGGAAGTGCAAGAGTTGACGAAGAGGCCGAATCCGTCGATCCGGATCGGCGGGTATGTCATCGACGGATTGGTCCGAAATTACGAAGCAGGGGACGCCGCCAGCGCGCATGCGCTGATGAACAGCGACGGCCGGCTGGAAGTGTTTCTCAAGCAGGGAAGCGCCGCGTCATCGCTCAATGTGGCTGTCCGTGAGCCGGTGCGATTGTCCTAG
- the greA gene encoding transcription elongation factor GreA, translating to MPTPITKKGYDALKAELDRLRKVERPQVIEAIAEARAHGDLSENAEYDAAKERQGFIESRIAEIEGKLAEARVVEIAGRTSDTVVFGATVLVVEQESQSKRQYTLVGQDEADMKFNRISIQSPVGRALIGKRVGDFVEVTTPAKTVEYEVVGIKFEEF from the coding sequence ATGCCGACACCGATCACAAAAAAAGGGTATGACGCGCTCAAAGCCGAATTGGACCGACTCCGGAAAGTCGAACGGCCGCAAGTGATAGAAGCGATAGCGGAAGCAAGGGCGCACGGAGATTTGAGCGAAAATGCCGAGTATGATGCTGCGAAAGAGCGTCAGGGATTTATCGAATCTCGCATTGCTGAAATCGAAGGAAAACTCGCCGAAGCCCGGGTTGTGGAGATTGCCGGACGGACGTCCGACACCGTCGTGTTTGGAGCAACGGTGCTCGTGGTCGAGCAAGAGTCGCAATCCAAGAGACAGTATACGTTGGTAGGCCAGGACGAGGCCGACATGAAGTTCAACCGAATTTCGATCCAGTCTCCGGTCGGCCGTGCGTTGATCGGTAAGCGTGTCGGCGATTTTGTCGAGGTCACGACCCCGGCAAAAACCGTCGAATACGAAGTGGTGGGAATCAAATTCGAGGAATTCTGA
- the carB gene encoding carbamoyl-phosphate synthase large subunit → MPKRTDIRSILLIGSGPIVIGQACEFDYSGTQACKALKEEGYRVILINSNPATIMTDPEFADRTYVEPITLDVVEKVVERERPDALLPTMGGQTALNTTMGLVKRGTLDKYGVKLIGASAEAIHKAEDRDAFKQAMQKIGLRVPESGTIHNREEAFQVLDRVGFPAIIRPSFTMGGTGGNIAYNREEFEKLIDWALAMSPVGQVLIEESLIGWKEYELEVMRDLKDNVVIVCPIENLDPMGVHTGDSITVAPAMTLTDKEYQRMRNAAVKIIREIGVDTGGSNIQFGVDPDTGEMVVIEMNPRVSRSSALASKATGFPIAKIAAKLAVGYTLDEITNDITGVTKASFEPTIDYVVVKIPRFAFQKFKGADTTLTTQMKSVGEAMAIGRTFKESFQKAVRSLELELNGLVSRLGIDRGIPPDFDRQGAAEKLRRTIRTPTPERVWHVADAMRLGLSNDELFALTKIDVWFLNQLRDIVEFESHLVSQDQGKATTLDETILWEAKELGFSDDRLSQLTGLSLPSIRTPRTRMTRGARAVTYKRVDTCAAEFEAHTPYLYSTYGSECEARPTDRKKVVILGGGPNRIGQGIEFDYCCVHAAMALREEGIETIMVNCNPETVSTDYDTSDRLYFEPLTEEDVMNIIQREQPLGVVLQFGGQTPLKLALPLSKAGVQILGTSPDAIDRAEDRERFRDLLNTLGLRQAESGIARSVDEAVRVAAQITYPVMVRPSYVLGGRSMQIVYDEAGLLGYMASAVKASPKHPVLIDKYLSDAIEVDADAISDGTRVVVAGIMEHIEEAGVHSGDSACSLPPYSLDQSIVEEIRRQMTALALELGVIGLMNAQFAIKDRTVYVLEVNPRGSRTVPFVSKAIGVPLAKLAMKTMIGKSLKELGFTEAKTPAHLSVKESVFPFNKFPGVDVLLGPEMKSTGEVMGIDADFGWAFAKSQAGAGAVLPRQGTAFISVKQSDQAAALDIATRLQKLGFSIQGTSGTALYLREHGLEVKTVHKVNEGRPHIVDHIKNGEVALVVNTVITASAHTDSISIRREALNKGLAYFTTMRGARAAVMGIEAVLGKDLSIRTLQEYHR, encoded by the coding sequence ATGCCAAAACGCACGGATATCAGGTCGATACTGTTAATTGGGTCCGGACCGATCGTCATCGGTCAAGCCTGCGAATTCGACTATTCGGGCACGCAGGCGTGTAAAGCGCTCAAGGAGGAGGGCTATCGGGTCATCTTGATCAACAGCAATCCTGCCACGATCATGACGGACCCGGAATTTGCCGACCGGACGTATGTGGAGCCCATCACGCTCGACGTTGTGGAGAAGGTGGTAGAGCGCGAACGCCCGGATGCACTGCTGCCCACCATGGGAGGCCAGACCGCTCTCAATACCACGATGGGCCTGGTCAAGCGCGGCACGTTGGACAAGTATGGCGTCAAGCTTATCGGCGCCTCCGCTGAGGCCATTCATAAGGCCGAGGATCGCGATGCGTTCAAACAGGCAATGCAGAAGATCGGCCTGCGTGTCCCGGAAAGCGGGACCATTCACAATCGTGAGGAAGCATTTCAGGTCTTGGACCGCGTCGGATTTCCCGCCATCATCCGTCCCTCGTTTACGATGGGGGGAACCGGCGGCAATATCGCATACAACCGGGAGGAGTTCGAAAAACTCATCGATTGGGCGCTGGCCATGAGTCCCGTGGGACAGGTGCTGATCGAAGAATCGCTGATCGGGTGGAAAGAGTACGAGCTCGAGGTCATGCGGGACCTCAAAGACAACGTGGTGATCGTGTGCCCGATCGAGAACCTGGATCCGATGGGGGTTCACACCGGCGACAGTATTACGGTGGCGCCCGCCATGACGTTGACGGACAAAGAGTATCAACGGATGCGCAATGCCGCAGTGAAGATCATACGCGAAATCGGTGTGGACACCGGAGGGTCGAACATCCAGTTCGGTGTCGATCCCGACACGGGCGAAATGGTCGTGATCGAGATGAATCCCCGCGTGTCGCGCAGTTCTGCGCTGGCCTCGAAGGCCACCGGCTTCCCCATTGCAAAGATTGCCGCGAAACTGGCCGTCGGATATACGCTCGATGAAATCACGAACGACATCACGGGGGTGACGAAGGCCTCGTTCGAACCGACCATCGACTACGTGGTGGTGAAGATCCCCCGCTTTGCGTTCCAGAAGTTCAAGGGCGCCGATACGACGCTCACGACCCAGATGAAGTCGGTGGGCGAGGCCATGGCCATCGGGCGTACGTTCAAGGAGTCGTTTCAAAAGGCCGTTCGATCGCTTGAATTGGAGTTGAACGGACTCGTGTCGCGCCTGGGCATCGATCGCGGGATTCCACCGGACTTCGATCGTCAGGGTGCCGCCGAAAAGCTGCGTCGCACGATCCGCACTCCCACGCCTGAACGGGTGTGGCACGTGGCCGATGCCATGAGACTCGGCCTGTCCAATGATGAGCTCTTCGCGCTGACGAAGATCGATGTCTGGTTCTTGAACCAATTGCGGGATATCGTGGAATTCGAATCTCACTTGGTATCGCAGGACCAGGGGAAAGCGACTACACTCGACGAAACGATTTTATGGGAAGCCAAGGAATTGGGATTCTCGGATGATCGCCTGTCACAACTTACCGGTCTCTCGCTGCCGTCGATCCGCACGCCGCGCACCCGCATGACTCGCGGGGCTCGGGCGGTCACGTACAAACGAGTCGATACGTGCGCGGCGGAATTCGAGGCTCATACCCCGTATCTCTACTCGACGTACGGGAGCGAATGCGAAGCCCGTCCAACGGATCGTAAGAAGGTGGTCATTCTCGGGGGTGGGCCGAATCGGATCGGACAGGGAATCGAATTCGATTACTGCTGTGTGCATGCCGCCATGGCCCTCCGGGAAGAAGGCATCGAGACGATCATGGTGAATTGCAATCCCGAGACGGTCAGTACCGATTACGACACGTCTGACCGATTGTACTTTGAGCCATTGACGGAAGAAGACGTGATGAACATCATCCAGCGCGAGCAGCCGCTGGGTGTCGTCTTGCAGTTCGGAGGGCAGACGCCTCTCAAACTTGCCCTGCCCTTGTCCAAGGCCGGTGTGCAGATCCTGGGGACGAGCCCTGATGCAATCGATCGGGCAGAGGATCGGGAACGGTTTCGCGATTTATTGAATACGCTGGGACTGCGGCAGGCGGAGAGTGGCATCGCGAGATCGGTCGATGAGGCGGTCCGCGTCGCTGCGCAGATTACCTATCCGGTCATGGTCAGGCCGTCATATGTTCTCGGCGGTCGTTCGATGCAGATCGTCTACGATGAAGCGGGTCTCCTCGGTTATATGGCCTCGGCCGTCAAAGCCTCGCCCAAGCATCCGGTCCTGATCGATAAGTACCTCTCGGATGCCATTGAAGTCGATGCGGATGCGATTTCCGACGGCACCCGGGTGGTCGTGGCCGGCATCATGGAGCATATCGAGGAAGCCGGCGTGCATTCAGGTGATTCGGCCTGCTCCCTGCCGCCGTATTCGCTCGATCAATCGATTGTCGAGGAGATCAGGCGTCAGATGACGGCGCTGGCGCTGGAACTCGGGGTCATTGGACTGATGAATGCGCAGTTCGCGATCAAGGACCGTACGGTATATGTGCTGGAGGTGAATCCTCGCGGATCCAGGACCGTACCATTCGTGAGCAAAGCCATCGGTGTGCCTCTGGCCAAGCTGGCGATGAAGACGATGATCGGGAAGAGCTTGAAGGAACTGGGATTTACCGAAGCGAAAACACCGGCTCATCTGTCGGTGAAAGAATCGGTCTTTCCCTTCAACAAGTTTCCAGGGGTTGACGTGCTGCTCGGCCCTGAAATGAAATCGACCGGTGAAGTCATGGGCATCGATGCGGACTTCGGTTGGGCATTCGCGAAATCGCAAGCCGGCGCGGGCGCAGTCTTGCCGCGTCAAGGTACCGCCTTTATCAGTGTGAAACAAAGCGACCAGGCGGCCGCCCTCGACATCGCCACACGGCTTCAGAAACTCGGGTTTTCGATCCAAGGGACCAGTGGCACCGCTTTGTACTTGCGCGAGCACGGCTTGGAGGTCAAAACTGTTCATAAGGTCAACGAGGGCCGCCCTCACATCGTCGATCACATCAAGAACGGCGAAGTCGCGCTGGTCGTCAACACCGTGATAACGGCATCCGCCCATACCGATTCGATTTCGATCAGGCGGGAGGCGCTGAACAAGGGCCTCGCGTATTTTACGACCATGCGAGGGGCCCGGGCGGCCGTCATGGGAATCGAGGCGGTACTCGGAAAAGATTTATCAATCCGAACATTACAGGAATATCACCGATAA
- a CDS encoding M48 family metallopeptidase, giving the protein MARFSQSSGKVEASIARALATSVGRRTMLALGARGVMGLCTVLGAGSALGVFGGLAGCYRAPGTARDQLIFFSEEKELQFGLSAYREVLRQAPLSTNPEINETIQRVGNRIAKVANKPEYQWEFAVIEDDKTINAFCLPGGKVAVFTGILKHTRTDAGLATVMGHEIAHALQRHGVERMSRSIIDQIAQLGALGAAASGNSSGAAIQGLLGAYGVNVALPFNRKQESEADFIGLRLMAEAGYDPRESVPFWERMSGCPRQMIDKVCFRSQHAIPEFLSTHPSDVTRINQLEAWLPEAMHHYHGTTGETTPAPAPFKPAIGPMPQTS; this is encoded by the coding sequence ATGGCGAGATTCTCACAAAGTTCCGGCAAGGTAGAAGCATCCATTGCCCGCGCTCTTGCGACTTCCGTGGGCCGGCGCACGATGCTTGCTCTCGGGGCAAGAGGAGTCATGGGACTTTGCACGGTCTTGGGCGCCGGTTCGGCTCTGGGAGTGTTCGGCGGCCTCGCCGGCTGCTATCGTGCCCCTGGCACGGCCCGTGATCAGCTGATCTTCTTTTCGGAAGAAAAGGAACTGCAGTTCGGTCTCAGCGCCTACCGAGAAGTGTTGCGGCAGGCGCCGCTGAGCACCAATCCCGAGATCAATGAGACGATCCAACGGGTCGGCAACAGAATTGCCAAGGTCGCGAACAAGCCGGAGTACCAATGGGAGTTTGCAGTCATTGAGGATGACAAGACCATCAACGCCTTCTGTCTTCCAGGCGGCAAAGTCGCCGTGTTCACGGGTATTCTCAAGCACACGAGAACTGATGCGGGGCTTGCCACGGTCATGGGGCATGAAATCGCGCATGCGCTTCAGCGGCACGGAGTCGAGCGAATGAGCCGGAGCATCATCGATCAGATCGCGCAACTCGGCGCCTTGGGAGCCGCCGCCTCAGGGAATTCCAGCGGCGCGGCGATTCAAGGGCTGCTCGGGGCATACGGAGTCAACGTCGCGCTGCCGTTCAACCGGAAGCAGGAGTCCGAGGCCGATTTCATCGGTCTCCGTCTGATGGCTGAAGCCGGTTACGATCCCCGCGAGTCGGTGCCTTTTTGGGAACGGATGAGCGGCTGTCCAAGACAGATGATCGACAAGGTCTGCTTTCGATCGCAGCATGCGATTCCAGAATTTCTCTCGACTCATCCGTCCGATGTCACTCGAATCAATCAGCTGGAGGCATGGCTGCCGGAAGCGATGCACCACTATCATGGCACCACCGGCGAAACCACGCCGGCTCCGGCTCCATTTAAACCTGCCATCGGCCCGATGCCTCAAACGAGTTAG
- the sppA gene encoding signal peptide peptidase SppA, translating to MLRIRNGLGIVLLAVAIVVTSGCITVNLLEPPGPVRETQVSGTGSAKILLLDLSGVISGQEKDGLVSQPNMLATFKEELTRAAKDEKIKAVVVRVNSPGGTVTASDILYHELKTFKAARKVPVIVSMMDVAASGGYYLAMAGDAILVHPSTVTGSIGVIMLTVNARGLLEKVGVEANAITSGPRKDMGSPFRTMTPEEKAIFQGVIDSFYQRFLTVVQEGRPNLSIDQIKKLADGRIYSGEQAKAAGLVDDIGYLDEAIELAKRKSGLAEARVVTYQRPGEYRNNIYSRALSGAGSGLAGLANVDMLSMIRGGTPQFMYLWMP from the coding sequence ATGCTTAGAATTCGAAACGGTCTTGGTATCGTATTGCTGGCGGTTGCGATCGTCGTGACGTCCGGCTGCATCACCGTCAATCTTCTGGAGCCACCCGGTCCGGTACGTGAAACTCAGGTGAGCGGAACAGGTAGCGCAAAAATCCTTCTCCTTGATCTGTCCGGGGTCATCAGCGGACAGGAAAAAGATGGTCTTGTTTCTCAACCCAACATGCTGGCCACATTCAAGGAGGAACTCACACGGGCGGCCAAAGACGAGAAGATCAAAGCGGTCGTCGTCAGGGTCAACAGCCCAGGCGGCACTGTCACGGCATCGGATATCCTGTATCACGAATTGAAGACGTTCAAAGCCGCCAGGAAAGTGCCTGTGATCGTATCCATGATGGATGTGGCTGCCTCCGGCGGCTATTACCTCGCCATGGCGGGAGATGCCATTCTCGTACATCCTTCCACCGTCACCGGAAGCATCGGGGTCATCATGTTGACCGTCAATGCCAGGGGCTTGCTGGAAAAGGTAGGAGTGGAGGCCAATGCCATTACCTCCGGACCCAGGAAGGACATGGGATCTCCATTCCGCACGATGACTCCCGAAGAAAAAGCCATCTTCCAAGGTGTCATCGATTCGTTCTATCAGCGATTTCTCACCGTGGTCCAGGAAGGGCGCCCGAATCTCTCGATCGATCAGATTAAAAAACTTGCTGATGGAAGAATTTATTCCGGCGAGCAGGCCAAGGCCGCCGGGTTGGTCGATGATATCGGCTATCTGGATGAGGCCATTGAGTTGGCGAAACGGAAATCAGGATTGGCGGAGGCCCGCGTCGTTACGTATCAGCGACCGGGAGAATACCGCAACAATATTTATTCACGTGCGCTGTCCGGAGCCGGTTCCGGCTTGGCGGGCTTGGCCAATGTCGATATGTTGTCGATGATCCGCGGCGGCACCCCGCAGTTTATGTATTTGTGGATGCCCTAG
- the carA gene encoding glutamine-hydrolyzing carbamoyl-phosphate synthase small subunit, with protein MKKALLALADGAVFEGRALGFEGETSGEVVFNTAMTGYQEVLTDPSYKGQIITMTCPHIGNYGVTPEDVESRRMWAEGFVVKEASAITSNWRSRQHLQEYLAAAKMVAIEGIDTRALTRHLRDQGSQQGVITHLEGDKARAVEKARQAPGIIGRDLAAEVTCDRSYSWADHSGEWVPSLDPRTPPPSRRWKVVAYDFGVKHNILRRLVDVGCEVTVVPASTNAKRVEALNPDGVFLSNGPGDPEGVPYAVEAVRELIGRRPIFGICLGHQILGLALGLQTYKLKFGHHGANHPVMDLRTGKVEITSQNHNFAVRLVEPIASVPQKPPVLETGFGKVAVTHVSLNDHSIEGLACMDRPVFSVQYHPEASPGPHDSAYLFTEFIRMMEKSHA; from the coding sequence GTGAAGAAGGCATTGTTAGCCTTGGCGGATGGAGCGGTCTTCGAAGGCCGCGCGCTTGGATTCGAAGGGGAAACGTCCGGTGAAGTGGTGTTCAATACTGCGATGACAGGCTACCAGGAGGTGCTCACCGATCCGTCATACAAAGGACAGATCATTACGATGACTTGCCCCCATATCGGCAATTACGGAGTGACTCCGGAAGATGTCGAATCTCGCCGCATGTGGGCTGAAGGATTCGTGGTAAAGGAAGCCAGTGCGATTACCAGCAACTGGCGCAGCCGCCAGCATTTACAGGAGTATCTCGCGGCGGCCAAAATGGTGGCCATCGAGGGTATTGATACGCGCGCCCTTACGAGACATCTGCGCGATCAGGGTTCGCAGCAGGGGGTAATCACTCATTTGGAGGGGGATAAAGCGCGAGCAGTCGAAAAAGCGCGGCAAGCTCCCGGTATTATCGGGCGGGATCTGGCTGCAGAAGTGACGTGCGATCGTTCCTACTCTTGGGCGGATCATTCGGGTGAGTGGGTGCCATCCCTCGATCCTCGGACGCCGCCGCCGTCGCGACGCTGGAAGGTTGTCGCCTACGATTTCGGCGTCAAGCATAACATCTTGAGGCGGCTGGTCGATGTCGGCTGTGAAGTCACCGTGGTGCCGGCATCAACCAATGCCAAGCGGGTGGAGGCGTTGAATCCGGATGGAGTGTTCCTCTCCAATGGGCCCGGCGATCCCGAGGGGGTTCCCTATGCTGTGGAGGCGGTCCGGGAGTTGATCGGTCGTCGTCCAATCTTCGGGATCTGTCTCGGCCATCAGATCCTAGGGTTGGCGCTGGGTCTGCAAACCTATAAGCTGAAGTTCGGTCATCACGGAGCCAATCATCCGGTCATGGACCTTCGGACGGGGAAGGTCGAGATTACCTCGCAGAATCACAATTTCGCGGTCCGACTTGTCGAGCCGATTGCTTCAGTGCCGCAGAAACCACCCGTTCTGGAGACCGGTTTCGGAAAAGTCGCGGTCACGCATGTCAGTCTGAATGATCATTCGATCGAAGGTCTTGCCTGTATGGACCGCCCGGTGTTTTCGGTACAATATCATCCCGAAGCTTCACCAGGCCCTCATGATTCGGCCTATTTGTTCACGGAATTCATCCGTATGATGGAGAAATCCCATGCTTAG
- a CDS encoding DUF4149 domain-containing protein: protein MGRAWRWGAVLGLSLELLALGVWVGGLVVLIGAVIPAVFNTLGGQDSGGFLLTRTFEGYNRLVAAAFLILVVVAGCRWRYGDAALAVTKSEAMLLVCMGLIAAAIIFVLHPLAATLQAEAFAAKDEQARKAAFEAFFRLHMPVRSLYMVNLGLGMGLLVMKAKRSLR, encoded by the coding sequence GTGGGCCGCGCGTGGCGGTGGGGCGCGGTGCTTGGGTTGAGTTTGGAGTTGCTCGCACTCGGTGTCTGGGTTGGGGGATTGGTTGTGTTGATAGGGGCCGTGATTCCGGCAGTCTTTAACACCTTGGGCGGTCAGGACTCTGGAGGTTTTCTTCTGACCAGAACATTCGAAGGGTACAATCGGCTGGTCGCGGCTGCTTTTCTCATTCTGGTTGTTGTCGCCGGGTGTCGATGGAGGTACGGAGATGCTGCGTTGGCGGTGACGAAATCGGAGGCCATGCTTCTGGTCTGTATGGGTCTGATCGCGGCCGCGATTATTTTTGTGCTGCACCCACTGGCCGCCACGCTGCAAGCGGAGGCATTCGCTGCCAAGGATGAGCAGGCCAGGAAGGCCGCATTCGAGGCGTTTTTCCGGCTGCATATGCCCGTTCGTTCCCTGTACATGGTCAATCTTGGTCTCGGCATGGGCCTTCTCGTCATGAAGGCGAAGCGTTCGTTAAGATGA
- a CDS encoding dihydroorotase — translation MVIFIEGGHIIDPGRFNGVGNLLIDRGKVAAIGADVQAPAGATRIVAHKRLVVPGFVDLHVHFREPGFEYKETIRSGAASAVAGGFTTVCCMPNTNPVNDNQAITEFILERARSAALANVLPIGAITKGSEGKELAEIGDLRRAGCVAISDDGKPVMNSLVMRRAMEYALAFDVPVVDHCEDIHLAEGGCMNEGLISTELGLPGIPSAAEDVMVARNVSLSELTGARLHLAHISTAGSVRMVREAKSRGIRVTAEACPHHFTITEEAVRGYDTCAKMNPPLRTWSDVQAIKEGLRDGTIDVIATDHAPHATQEKQQGFTEAPFGIVGLETALSLTLALVEERVLTLESAVDKLSSAPAKAFGLNKGTLTVGADADVAIIDPNASWEVDPAKFRSKSRNTPFAGWTVKGRVMTTVVNGRIVFDLSAAER, via the coding sequence ATTGTGATCTTTATAGAAGGCGGACACATCATCGATCCGGGACGGTTCAACGGGGTAGGGAATCTCCTCATCGACCGCGGCAAAGTTGCGGCCATCGGTGCGGATGTGCAGGCGCCCGCCGGAGCGACGAGGATCGTCGCGCATAAGCGGTTGGTCGTGCCCGGCTTCGTGGATCTGCACGTGCATTTTAGAGAGCCGGGGTTTGAATACAAGGAAACGATACGAAGCGGAGCCGCGTCGGCCGTGGCCGGGGGATTTACGACGGTCTGTTGCATGCCGAACACCAATCCGGTCAATGACAATCAAGCGATCACCGAATTCATACTGGAACGTGCCAGGTCGGCTGCCTTGGCGAATGTCCTTCCGATCGGCGCGATCACCAAAGGATCGGAAGGCAAGGAATTGGCGGAAATCGGGGACCTGCGCCGTGCCGGCTGCGTGGCGATCTCGGACGACGGGAAGCCCGTCATGAACAGCCTCGTCATGCGCCGTGCCATGGAGTACGCTCTGGCATTCGACGTCCCGGTCGTGGATCACTGTGAAGATATCCACTTGGCCGAGGGCGGTTGCATGAATGAAGGGCTTATTTCGACGGAACTGGGCCTGCCAGGCATTCCATCTGCGGCTGAGGACGTCATGGTGGCGCGCAATGTCTCGCTGTCTGAATTAACGGGCGCCAGACTCCATCTCGCCCACATTAGTACGGCCGGATCGGTCCGGATGGTCCGTGAAGCGAAGTCCAGGGGAATTCGGGTGACTGCCGAGGCCTGTCCTCATCATTTCACGATTACTGAGGAGGCCGTTCGTGGTTATGACACGTGCGCCAAGATGAATCCGCCTCTTCGTACATGGTCCGACGTTCAAGCCATTAAAGAAGGCTTAAGGGATGGCACGATCGACGTCATTGCCACCGATCATGCGCCACATGCCACCCAGGAAAAGCAGCAGGGATTCACCGAAGCGCCGTTCGGCATCGTCGGATTGGAAACGGCTCTTTCGCTGACGCTGGCGCTTGTCGAAGAACGTGTGCTCACGCTCGAGTCCGCAGTGGACAAGCTGAGTTCCGCTCCAGCCAAGGCATTCGGCCTGAACAAAGGTACGCTGACCGTGGGTGCCGATGCGGACGTGGCCATCATCGATCCGAATGCATCCTGGGAGGTCGATCCGGCGAAGTTTCGGTCAAAAAGCCGGAACACCCCATTCGCAGGATGGACGGTCAAAGGGCGCGTCATGACAACCGTGGTCAATGGCCGGATCGTGTTCGACCTGTCCGCAGCGGAGCGATAG
- a CDS encoding aspartate carbamoyltransferase catalytic subunit yields the protein MSLKRKDLLSLAPLSVEEIELILETADSFKEVTGREIKKVPALRGRTVVNLFFEPSTRTRTSFELAAKRLSADVINFSPSSSSVVKGETLLDTARNIEAMQADIIVLRHPSAGAAEALARGVKSSVINAGDGWHEHPTQALLDLYTIRERGLSFEGLKVAIVGDVAHSRVARSNIHALSKLGAEVRLVGPPTMMPYGVERLGARVYRNFDEALAGVQVIMMLRLQLERQGRALFPTIREYARLYGLTSDRVKSADPGAIVMHPGPINRGVEIAPEVADSLSSVILDQVANGVAVRMGILYLMSGAS from the coding sequence ATGAGTCTTAAACGCAAAGACCTGCTCAGCCTTGCACCCCTGTCCGTGGAGGAGATCGAGCTGATTCTTGAAACCGCGGATTCATTCAAAGAGGTGACCGGACGGGAGATCAAAAAGGTCCCGGCACTGCGCGGGCGGACCGTGGTGAATTTGTTCTTCGAACCGAGCACGAGGACGAGAACCTCGTTCGAGCTGGCCGCCAAACGCCTGAGTGCGGACGTCATCAATTTTTCCCCGTCTTCCAGCAGCGTGGTCAAAGGCGAAACGCTGCTGGATACGGCGCGCAACATCGAAGCGATGCAGGCGGACATCATCGTGCTGCGTCACCCGTCGGCCGGCGCGGCAGAAGCCCTTGCCCGCGGCGTGAAATCTTCCGTCATCAATGCAGGAGACGGCTGGCACGAACATCCGACCCAAGCATTGCTCGATTTGTACACGATTCGGGAGCGGGGACTGTCATTTGAAGGGCTCAAGGTCGCGATCGTGGGCGATGTGGCGCACAGCCGGGTGGCGCGCTCGAATATCCACGCGCTCTCCAAGCTCGGCGCCGAGGTTCGATTGGTTGGCCCTCCGACGATGATGCCATATGGCGTCGAACGGCTCGGGGCGCGCGTCTATCGCAATTTCGATGAAGCCCTCGCGGGCGTTCAAGTGATTATGATGCTGCGTCTCCAACTCGAGCGTCAGGGGCGGGCATTGTTCCCAACGATCCGCGAGTACGCGCGCCTGTATGGCCTGACGTCGGATCGCGTCAAGTCGGCTGATCCCGGCGCGATCGTCATGCATCCGGGTCCGATCAATCGGGGAGTCGAAATCGCGCCGGAAGTGGCGGACAGTCTTTCATCGGTCATTCTGGATCAGGTGGCGAACGGCGTTGCCGTTCGAATGGGCATTCTGTATCTCATGTCGGGAGCGAGCTGA